One region of Flavobacterium sp. GSB-24 genomic DNA includes:
- a CDS encoding oxidoreductase, whose amino-acid sequence MNKIWFITGSSRGLGRNLTEAVLKSGDKVVATARDIDQLNDLKALYKDQIFPLALDVTNYEQVYSAVKTAAEHFGRIDVLVNNAGFGIIGAAEAYTSEQVRSQLETNLYAPIEITRAVLPYMRKQGSGRILQISSIGGRVGNPGLTMYQAAKFGLSGFTEALAKEVSSLGILVTSVEPGGFRTDWAGASMSYATEIEGYEMVKQRTDFFKGGQFVAVGDPEKAAKVMVDLASHPNPPVHLVLGSEAIGILKNADQKRTEEMENWMNVSISTDHDEAGSFFDTAQGKWYTNNTKKE is encoded by the coding sequence ATGAATAAAATATGGTTTATTACAGGAAGCTCAAGAGGATTAGGACGTAATCTTACAGAAGCAGTTTTAAAAAGCGGTGATAAAGTTGTGGCAACGGCCCGCGATATCGATCAGTTAAATGATTTGAAGGCTCTTTACAAAGATCAAATCTTTCCGCTAGCCTTAGATGTTACTAACTATGAACAAGTGTATAGTGCGGTTAAAACGGCTGCAGAACATTTTGGAAGAATTGACGTCTTGGTAAACAATGCAGGATTCGGAATTATCGGGGCTGCCGAAGCTTACACCAGTGAGCAGGTCCGCAGTCAGTTAGAAACTAATTTATATGCCCCAATTGAGATTACGCGTGCCGTCCTTCCTTATATGCGCAAACAGGGGTCAGGAAGGATTTTACAAATCAGTTCTATTGGCGGACGCGTTGGTAATCCAGGTCTAACGATGTATCAGGCGGCAAAATTTGGTCTAAGCGGCTTTACCGAAGCTTTGGCCAAAGAAGTTTCTTCGTTAGGAATATTGGTAACTAGTGTCGAACCAGGCGGTTTCCGTACCGATTGGGCTGGCGCTTCTATGTCTTACGCAACTGAAATAGAAGGCTACGAAATGGTAAAACAACGTACTGATTTTTTCAAAGGAGGACAATTTGTTGCTGTTGGTGATCCCGAAAAAGCAGCCAAAGTGATGGTGGATTTAGCGTCTCATCCAAACCCTCCTGTACACTTGGTACTAGGTAGTGAAGCAATTGGTATATTAAAAAATGCTGACCAAAAGCGAACAGAAGAAATGGAAAATTGGATGAATGTTAGTATATCAACAGATCATGATGAAGCAGGAAGCTTTTTTGATACCGCACAAGGAAAATGGTATACCAATAATACTAAAAAAGAATAA
- a CDS encoding AraC family transcriptional regulator, giving the protein MNDSKINQKIPAIAYSCYYTQNREGEQFAAEHVLSFQISGILTLNNGIREYIFKPGDFRFIKRNQLIKFNKQPDPNAAFQSISIYLNQEALRDFSIKHNQKTSLIKSPETETVFQLEETPLLKSLMGSLIPYINEDQLITEELQTLKVNEAITILLQCKPELKDTLFDFNEPGKIDLEAFMKKNFHFNVQLDRFAYLTGRSLATFKRDFQRIFEVSPSRWLLQKRLQQAYYLIKEKGKTPTEVYLEVGFEDLSHFSFAFKKQYGLSPSKVF; this is encoded by the coding sequence ATGAACGATTCAAAAATAAATCAGAAAATACCAGCAATTGCTTATTCGTGCTATTATACCCAAAATCGCGAAGGTGAACAATTTGCTGCAGAACATGTTTTAAGTTTTCAGATTTCAGGAATACTTACTTTAAACAACGGCATCAGAGAATATATTTTCAAACCGGGTGATTTTCGATTTATCAAAAGGAATCAGCTTATAAAATTCAATAAACAGCCTGATCCTAATGCTGCATTTCAATCCATTTCAATTTATTTGAATCAGGAAGCATTGCGTGATTTCTCAATAAAACACAATCAAAAGACCAGTTTAATTAAAAGTCCTGAAACAGAAACTGTTTTTCAATTGGAAGAAACTCCACTGCTTAAAAGTTTAATGGGATCTTTGATTCCTTATATCAACGAAGATCAATTAATTACAGAAGAACTTCAAACTTTAAAAGTAAATGAAGCTATTACCATTTTATTGCAATGTAAACCCGAACTCAAAGATACTTTATTTGATTTTAATGAGCCGGGGAAAATTGATTTGGAAGCTTTCATGAAAAAGAATTTTCATTTTAATGTGCAGTTAGACCGTTTTGCCTACCTCACTGGTAGAAGCCTGGCCACTTTTAAACGTGACTTTCAGCGTATTTTTGAAGTTTCGCCAAGCCGTTGGTTATTACAAAAAAGATTACAGCAGGCTTATTATCTGATAAAAGAAAAAGGAAAAACCCCAACTGAAGTCTATCTTGAAGTAGGTTTTGAAGACCTGTCCCATTTTTCATTTGCCTTTAAGAAACAATATGGATTGTCTCCTTCGAAGGTCTTTTAA
- a CDS encoding AraC family transcriptional regulator produces the protein MKLHLKEEFGFLAGFADLLGTEVKNGILVIPDNKGKGYLRGFRLDNSINMLVSFYEFNDNVLAKRLGGQNTLNRILFSFNNIFPDADSKNKYSGNLPSIQIFKGKLNIETFYPGRTKFNSIFIGIDSDKLAKTLGVNIDNEIFRNIITSEQSILFEELLSPKIEQVAMEIIQADIPASLNDFFFKIKAEELICLTLKELFKRENPTTHALNQIDVQKIYKVRDTILNNIAAPPVIKQLASEVGMSESKFKRLFKQIFGDSLFSYYQKFRMKEAA, from the coding sequence ATGAAATTACATTTAAAGGAGGAATTCGGTTTTTTAGCGGGTTTTGCGGATTTATTAGGTACAGAGGTAAAAAATGGAATATTAGTAATACCCGACAATAAAGGGAAAGGCTATTTAAGAGGATTTAGATTAGACAATTCCATAAATATGCTTGTAAGTTTTTATGAGTTTAATGACAATGTGCTTGCGAAAAGACTAGGAGGTCAAAATACACTGAATAGAATACTATTTTCTTTTAATAATATTTTTCCAGATGCCGATTCAAAAAACAAATATTCAGGAAATCTTCCTTCAATTCAGATTTTTAAGGGAAAACTTAATATTGAAACATTCTATCCGGGTAGAACTAAATTCAACTCTATTTTTATTGGAATCGATTCCGATAAATTAGCCAAAACTCTAGGAGTGAATATTGACAATGAAATTTTCAGAAATATTATTACCAGCGAACAGTCGATCTTATTTGAAGAGCTGCTTTCGCCAAAAATTGAGCAGGTGGCTATGGAAATTATTCAGGCTGATATTCCAGCTTCCCTCAATGATTTCTTTTTTAAAATTAAAGCCGAGGAATTAATCTGTCTGACTTTAAAAGAACTTTTTAAAAGAGAAAATCCAACTACACATGCACTAAATCAAATAGATGTTCAAAAAATTTATAAAGTGCGAGATACAATCTTGAACAACATTGCTGCGCCTCCCGTTATAAAACAACTGGCTTCAGAAGTAGGAATGAGCGAATCAAAGTTTAAAAGACTATTTAAACAAATTTTTGGGGACAGTTTGTTTAGCTATTACCAAAAATTCCGAATGAAAGAGGCAGCATGA
- a CDS encoding DoxX family protein: MNAKTTKIIYWTGVILTSLWFGASGFFELTTNPIVWGITQQLGYPEHFIYLLGVFKAAGVIVLLIPNKLLRLKEWVFAGIFFDITFAFFSKLAVLGFSAVTDAVIAFVMVSITYLMFRKLYTVHYITHKTE, translated from the coding sequence ATGAATGCAAAAACAACAAAAATTATTTACTGGACAGGTGTTATCTTAACTTCTTTATGGTTTGGAGCCAGCGGTTTTTTCGAACTTACTACAAATCCTATTGTTTGGGGAATTACCCAGCAATTAGGATATCCAGAACATTTCATCTACCTGCTTGGTGTGTTTAAAGCCGCAGGAGTTATCGTGTTATTAATTCCAAATAAGTTACTGCGGTTGAAAGAATGGGTCTTTGCGGGTATTTTCTTTGATATCACTTTTGCGTTCTTTTCAAAACTCGCAGTACTAGGCTTTTCTGCAGTAACTGACGCTGTTATTGCTTTTGTAATGGTTAGCATAACTTATTTAATGTTTAGAAAATTATACACTGTTCACTACATTACCCATAAAACTGAATAG